The Setaria italica strain Yugu1 chromosome IX, Setaria_italica_v2.0, whole genome shotgun sequence genome has a window encoding:
- the LOC101761610 gene encoding xyloglucan endotransglucosylase/hydrolase protein 31, with amino-acid sequence MARPGDVPVRQATALLLACALAPLLTLPLQPCAAQQPPSPGYYPSATLRSLAFSEAYRTLWGPQHQTLSPDGRSLTLWMDRSSGSGFKSARAYRSGYFGASVRVQPGYTAGVNTAFYLSNSEEYPGHHDEIDMELLGTVPGEPYTLQTNVYVRGSGDGTIVGREMRFHLWFDPTADFHHYAIIWNPDQILFLVDDVPIRRYERKTEATFPDREMWAYGSIWDASDWATDGGRYRVDYRYQPFVSRFADLKIGGCAADAPPQGCRPVPASPSGAALSPQQEAAMRWAQRNSMVYYYCLDSSRDRVLYPEC; translated from the exons ATGGCAAGGCCTGGTGATGTGCCGGTGCGGCAGGCAACTGCTCTCCTCCTGGCATGCGCGCTTGCTCCTCTGCTTACGCTGCCGCTGCAGCCCTGCGCCGCCCAGCAGCCTCCCTCTCCCGGCTACTACCCGAGCGCCACGCTCAGGTCGCTGGCCTTCTCCGAGGCCTACCGCACCCTGTGGGGCCCGCAGCACCAGACCCTCTCGCCGGACGGCAGGTCCCTGACGCTGTGGATGGACCGCAGCTCCGGCAGCGGGTTCAAGTCGGCGCGGGCGTACCGGAGCGGCTACTTCGGCGCCTCGGTCAGGGTGCAGCCGGGCTACACCGCCGGCGTCAACACCGCCTTCTAC CTGTCGAACAGCGAGGAGTACCCGGGGCACCACGACGAGATTGACATGGAGCTGCTGGGGACGGTGCCGGGGGAGCCGTACACGCTGCAGACCAACGTGTACgtgcgcggcagcggcgacggcacCATCGTCGGCCGGGAGATGAGGTTCCACCTCTGGTTCGACCCCACCGCCGACTTCCACCACTACGCCATCATCTGGAACCCCGACCAGATCCT GTTCCTGGTGGACGACGTGCCGATCCGGCGGTACGAGAGGAAGACGGAGGCCACGTTCCCGGACCGGGAGATGTGGGCGTACGGCTCCATCTGGGACGCCTCCGACTGGGCCACCGACGGCGGCCGCTACCGCGTCGACTACCGCTACCAGCCGTTCGTGTCGCGGTTCGCCGACCTCAAGATCGGCGGGTGCGCCGCGGACGCGCCGCCCCAGGGATGCCGACCCGtgccggcgtcgccgtcgggggCGGCGCTCAGCCCGCAGCAAGAGGCCGCCATGCGGTGGGCGCAGCGGAACTCCATGGTGTACTACTACTGCCTCGACTCGTCCAGGGACCGCGTGCTCTACCCCGagtgctga